The region tcttggccaggtcgcagttgtaaatgagaacttgttctcaactagcctacctggttaaataaaggtgaaataaataaaaattgaaaaaaataataataatttggttcCCATTTGCGCATATGTTTGCTGGAACAAATTACCTCCCCAATGACTGCATGCGTTGGACCAAAGTCTTAAAACGTAGCAGCTTTAATTGCTGGAATACAAAGCCTTTTAAAGTATATTCTGATGAAAGAGGAAGCCGAGTGTGTAGCAAGCACCTGACTGGAAAGCAAGATGGaaaagggggaaagggagaggaacagagtgagagagaggagagagacagagaggagagaagtctGGTGTATTTTTAGTTGTTTGCTGATGTGTTAAGCGATTATGTATTTTTTCTTCTTGGTGGATAAGAGCACTTTCTGTTCTTTAGTTTTATCTTCTCTTATTTTCATTTCTCTGTGGTGTAGCATGGTGAAAACTATACAGAAACGGCTTCATCTCATGGAGAATACACCCAAGGACAGTAAAATAAGGCCTTTCCTATGATGACCCGGATGGGACCTTAATAATTAGATAGTTACCATGACAAAGAGACAATTATGGTTATAATGGCAACCTTTAAagtgttaccaatgtaattacgcCAATAATTGAAGCCTTTGGAGCTCAGATTTGCATCATAGGATATCTGACTGCCAATTTAAACCTCACAAGGTGCTTTCAGGTTTCTGCTATTCGTTTGATGGCATCCAGAGAGATTGTATTTCGGCAAGATATCTGTCAGGTTTTTTTTGTCTGAGTTCTGACTAGGGCCAAAGAAAGGTCTGTTTGCCAGTGAGAAAACTGAGGAGCAATTCATTTTTCTAGTAGATGAACTAGATGAAATTGATTAGATCAGTCTTTTTACTCATTATTTCCGAAATGCATCCTTTCTGAATAGGTTGTTCGCGTTGTCAAGAGACACATTAACAAGCTTTCAATAAGATTCAGTTGCTACCCAAATCCCTGTTTGTATCGATGATACATTTATTGTAATAACCTATAGTATAGTGATTACTCAGACAGTtatccatgtctcctctccaggGAGGTGCATGGGAACCACATGCTGCCAGCTGTGAAGGACAACAGTGGAAGTCATGGCTCACCTATCAGCGGGAAGCTGAAGGGCCTCTACTTCAGCTGCAACACAGAGTTCAACACAGGCAAGCCCCCCCAGGACTCCCCCTACGGCCGCACACGCTTTGAGATCCAGGCTGAGACCCTGTTCAACCCCAAGACTAACCTCTACTTCGGGGACTTCTACTGCATGTACACGGCCTACCACTACGTCATCCTAGTGCTGGCCCCACAGGGCTCGCCCGGCGATGACTTCTGTAAGGCAAGGCTGCAAGCACTCGACATCACCAACAACCACTTCCTGACTTGCACGGTGGACGAGGAGGCGGGCGACGGGGCGCTGGTTTTCCGGCACGCCCAGGATGTGATCCTGGAGGTGATCTACACAGAGCCTGTGGACCTGGCGCTGGGCACGGTGGCAGAGATCAGCGGGCACCAGCTCATGAGCCTGTCTACCGTCAACGCCAAGAAGGACCCCAGCTGCAAGACCTGCAACATCAGCGTGGGACGCTAGTGGGAGACTGAACTGCACCTGTGCTACACAGACGTACACACACGCAACCCCAACCTTTACCCACCTCTATATCCACAAAGGACCACCCTCCCAAAAGAAGAACATTGCAGGAGAGGGACCCAGACTGTGAAAGAAATTTAACAACAGGGTAGGGTGCTAGAATTCccagtccccacacacacacacacacacacacacacacacacacacacacacacacacacacacacacacacacacacacacacacacacatcatccatTTTCCTATTCAACCTCATAGGAACCACCCTCCCAAAAGTGTGGCATTCTATTCATCCCTCCTGCCGTTCCCATCAGAAGAGAAACCATGCAAAAGAGGGAGGAGCCCCAACTGAAAGATCTACAGCTGAAGTGTGGGATCCTAACAAGCCTTGGTCAGCATCATCCAAACCGCTAGCCAACACTGACTGATCCTAACAAGCCTTGGTCAGCATCATCCAAACCGCTAGCCAACACTGACTGATCCTAACAAGCCTTGGTCAGCATCATCCAAACCGCTAGCCAACACTGACTGATCCCTTTAAATGTTCTAACCAAACATTGTTCCGTGCATGTATTCACACCGCTTTTCTCATTGATTTTCTCTACGGTTGTTTTTCAAACGTTTCCTCCCGTTGACTTCTTCAAATGTTCTGTTGTTCACTTCAGTCCAGGTAGACAGATGGTTGTGTTCCTGTTTTCCCATCTCTCCTGGAAGGCGTTAGAATGGTTCAGATCCGACAGATCTAAGttactccctccctctatcaGCAGAGACTGGTACTAATTTAGGGCTGTAGTGTCATCATCTTTATGCCAAAGGTAACACAAAAGGACATAACTTGCTGTAGAATAACAATACTAATGCAACAGCCACTAAAAGCATATTAACTCGGAGATCAAGTTGAACTACTTGCTAACCATTAAGAGCATGATGCAGTATGTACAGCATGACTTTGAAAACTGACTCTGTCAGTTCATCTACCATAGCTACCCTTCTGCAATGTTATGTTTGATTTATTCTAGTTATAAGGAAACCATAAACTGTGTTTAGTAAAGTAAtgtgaaaaaatatttattttttactgatatatatacacatataaaccAGAAGTGCACAATGTCAAGAGCTCTGATCCTAGTAAAGAATTGAATTTTTggatgaaaaacacaaaaaggagAAAACAACACAGATTTGAGTAACTTGCACTATGCCAACattcacaagtaattttttttccaAGGTAATGTATAACTTGAATTGCCACAATTCATCATATCAACTATGAACTATTACATATCATAGTACAATGTGGGACTAAAAACTGATTGACATGCACAAACATTCTACAGGATTGTCGGATTGTGTATTCGGATGACATATCCCCTTTGCCAAGATTGCACTTTTCAAAGCGCAGCATTTTAACGTAGTAGACCACGTTACGTACCTGTTATATCGACATTAGTTTGGCAAGAACAAAATGGAAGTAACAATAAAGTGCCATAAAATAGCTTAGAATAGCATAAAATAACATGTATCTAACTTCAACTGTGATACATATTTGTTCTCTTTTTTCCTTAAAATGAAAGTGTTACACTCGCTACATCAGTTGCAGAAAATATTATAATTACATCAGTTGcataaaaa is a window of Salmo salar chromosome ssa18, Ssal_v3.1, whole genome shotgun sequence DNA encoding:
- the LOC106577069 gene encoding phytanoyl-CoA hydroxylase-interacting protein-like isoform X3, with translation MRRQEKHTAPDQTESNKSQDSSIVEMEELPVPQNIKISNITCDSFKICWDMEPRVKERITHYFIDLNKKENKNSNKFKHKDVPTKLVAKAVPLPMTVRGHWFLSPRTEYTVAVQTASKQSDGDYAVSEWSEIIDFTTADYSTVHLTQLLEKAEVIAGRMLRFSVFYRNQNKEYFDQAREVHGNHMLPAVKDNSGSHGSPISGKLKGLYFSCNTEFNTGKPPQDSPYGRTRFEIQAETLFNPKTNLYFGDFYCMYTAYHYVILVLAPQGSPGDDFCKARLQALDITNNHFLTCTVDEEAGDGALVFRHAQDVILEVIYTEPVDLALGTVAEISGHQLMSLSTVNAKKDPSCKTCNISVGR
- the LOC106577069 gene encoding phytanoyl-CoA hydroxylase-interacting protein-like isoform X2, producing the protein MEELPVPQNIKISNITCDSFKICWDMEPRVKERITHYFIDLNKKENKNSNKFKHKDVPTKLVAKAVPLPMTVRGHWFLSPRTEYTVAVQTASKQSDGDYAVSEWSEIIDFTTADYSTVHLTQLLEKAEVIAGRMLRFSVFYRNQNKEYFDQAREVHGNHMLPAVKDNSGSHGSPISGKLKGLYFSCNTEFNTGKPPQDSPYGRTRFEIQAETLFNPKTNLYFGDFYCMYTAYHYVILVLAPQGSPGDDFCKARLQALDITNNHFLTCTVDEEAGDGALVFRHAQDVILEVIYTEPVDLALGTVAEISGHQLMSLSTVNAKKDPSCKTCNISVGR